CTGCATTTTCCCAACGTGACCCTCGTCGGCATCATCTTCGCCGACATGGCGCTGCATCAGCCCGATTTCCGCGCCGGCGAACGCACCTTCCAATTGCTCACACAAGTCTCTGGCCGCGCCGGCCGGGGCGACGTCGAAGGCGAGGTGTTTGTGCAAAGCTTCACGCCCTTTCATCCGGCCATTCAATATGCGCGCCGCCACGACTTCGCGGGCTTCTACGAACAGGAGATTGAGTTCCGGCAGCAATTGAACTACCCGCCCTTCGCGCGCATCGCCCTGCTGACGCTCAAAGGGCGCAACGAGCAAAAAGTCCAGTTCGCCGCTGAACATCTCCGGCGCGAACTTGAAAACCTGACGGGCAATCTGGCCGGCACCATCCTGTTGGGCCCCGCGCCCGCGCCGTTGCTGCGCGCCGAAACGTTCTACCGCTATCAAATCATGCTGCGCGTGCGCCAGATGCCCGAACTGAGCCGGCGGCTCGCCCGGTTGTTCACCGGCCTCGTCCTCCCCGACGACGTGACCGCCACCGTGGACATCGATCCGGTGAGCCTCTCCTGAATCCGTCCTGCCGCACGCGAAAGCGGTGTTGAACGGAAAGGCGCACGGCCCAAAAAACGAATCTTGCACCGCGCGAGTTGGCGATTAAGCTTCGGGACGCTTCAGGCGGCGGGGTAGCCAAGTGGTAAGGCAGAGCTCTGCAAAAGCTCCATTCGTCGGTTCGATTCCGACCCTCGCCTCCAACTAAAACCCTTTGTTTATAGGGGTTTTGTTGGGGTGGGAGGGAAAATCTTCAACGAAATCTTCAACGGTTTTAGCTCCCGCTCACTATCCGGCACGAACACGGCACATACACGCCGAGTGCCCGGATGCGGGAGAAATCCAAGCCTCATATCCTTACAAAATGAAAGCGCAGGATATGACGCAACGGTATCGGAAGTTCAAACGCTCCTGGGGCATGTGGTATGCCTTCGACAATGTGACGGGCAATTCGGTCAGCCTCAAAACCCGCGTGAAGGCGGAAGCGGAAACCAAAGTTGCCGCCATGAACGAGACGGAACGCCAGCCGTCAATCAGCCTCGGGCTGGCCAAAGTGTATCTCAACGCCACTGACCCCAAGTTGGCAACCCGCACCTGGCAGGAGGTCATGGAACACATCGTCGCCAAAAAGAAGGATGAGACGCAGCGACGGTGGGAAGTGGCGATCAAGGATGCGAATTTTGACTGCATCCGCAACCTGCCGGTGGCCGAGACACGGCCCGAACATTTCGACAAGGCGCTGGCCGATGGCAAAGTGTCCACCAATGTTTATCTCCGCCGCATTCACAATCACGCGCTCGGCATGGAATGGTTGCTCAAGTCGGTCATTCCTCGGTTGCAATGGCCGAAGCCGGTGTTCAAGCCGAAGCGCGCCATCACGGCTGAGGAACATCGCAGAATCCTCGATGCCGAAGCCATTGCGGCGAAACGCAACCAGGGTTCACGAAACAGCGATCAACCTCACTATGACGAACGTCGCGACTTTTACGAACTCCTCTGG
This genomic stretch from Verrucomicrobiia bacterium harbors:
- a CDS encoding tyrosine-type recombinase/integrase; this encodes MKAQDMTQRYRKFKRSWGMWYAFDNVTGNSVSLKTRVKAEAETKVAAMNETERQPSISLGLAKVYLNATDPKLATRTWQEVMEHIVAKKKDETQRRWEVAIKDANFDCIRNLPVAETRPEHFDKALADGKVSTNVYLRRIHNHALGMEWLLKSVIPRLQWPKPVFKPKRAITAEEHRRILDAEAIAAKRNQGSRNSDQPHYDERRDFYELLWHTGAAQSDAAHLLAEDVDWNQRTICYSRKKLKGRANIKPALIRFGAEVEAILRRRPQTGPLFPYLRTVRAGDRATEFRQRVVGLGIKGVSLHSYRYAWAERALKCGYPERFAQQALGHNSKAVHHAYSKHAEVTVPSLDDWEKSFRTGTISKPELPEVKVLPVNFRSAPASPDKHESDGESLALAQRN